A genomic window from Blastococcus saxobsidens DD2 includes:
- a CDS encoding dihydrodipicolinate synthase family protein: protein MSALRGVLPITLTPFTDDGAVDEASIDTLVEDYLGAGAHGLTILGIMGEAAKLLDEERERVLRRYVQATAGRAPVVAGISARATRMALDYARRAEDAGAAAVMLAPPDNTKNLDLVFEHFRRVAEAVSVPVVVQDEPVNTGVTMPAPFLVRLLDEIEGCRYLKLEETPTLPKITAVRNAVRSPVGIFGGLGGVYLYEELLRGADGIMTGFGFPQVLVGTYEKFVAGQRAEAQEYFFRHLPLIRYEAQLGVGGVTIRKQVFARRGAISSPHARFPAPPVDDITLAELDDLISAVGL, encoded by the coding sequence GTGAGCGCCCTCCGGGGCGTGCTGCCCATCACGCTGACGCCCTTCACCGACGACGGGGCGGTCGACGAGGCCAGCATCGACACCCTCGTCGAGGACTACCTCGGTGCCGGGGCGCACGGCCTCACCATCCTCGGCATCATGGGGGAGGCCGCCAAGCTCCTCGACGAGGAGCGGGAGCGGGTGCTGCGGCGCTACGTGCAGGCGACCGCGGGGCGCGCACCGGTCGTGGCCGGCATCTCGGCCCGCGCGACCCGGATGGCCCTGGACTACGCGCGCCGCGCGGAGGACGCCGGCGCCGCCGCGGTCATGCTGGCGCCGCCGGACAACACCAAGAACCTGGATCTGGTCTTCGAGCACTTCCGCCGGGTGGCCGAGGCGGTGTCGGTGCCGGTGGTCGTGCAGGACGAGCCGGTCAACACCGGCGTGACCATGCCCGCCCCGTTCCTGGTCCGGCTGCTCGACGAGATCGAGGGCTGCCGGTACCTCAAGCTCGAGGAGACGCCGACCCTCCCGAAGATCACCGCGGTGCGGAACGCGGTGCGCTCGCCGGTGGGCATCTTCGGCGGCCTCGGCGGGGTGTACCTGTACGAGGAGCTGCTCCGCGGTGCCGACGGGATCATGACCGGGTTCGGCTTCCCGCAGGTCCTCGTCGGCACCTACGAGAAGTTCGTGGCCGGGCAGCGCGCGGAGGCGCAGGAGTACTTCTTCCGGCACCTGCCGCTGATCCGCTACGAGGCGCAGCTCGGCGTCGGCGGGGTCACCATCCGCAAGCAGGTGTTCGCCCGGCGGGGAGCGATCAGCTCACCGCACGCCCGTTTCCCGGCCCCGCCCGTCGACGACATCACTCTCGCCGAGCTCGACGACCTGATCAGCGCCGTCGGGCTCTGA
- a CDS encoding fumarylacetoacetate hydrolase family protein: MRLTSLRIDGAEPAALVRPSGAVLLTAVNEALGTTWSGTVQELLENGEVQALRQWVGGAPAGLLDDLAIPQDQLAHAPLYRRPRKIWGIGLNYVEHAADLKEKAPSTEPASFLKPDTAIIGPGDPIRIPPQSQRTTAEGELGVIIGTECKDVDEADAASVVAGFTTIVDMTAEDILEINPRYLTRSKSFDTFFSFGPELVTVDEVPDVDALEVSTLHNGEVHRRNVVSNMTFRPWWLVAFHSRVMTLLPGDIISTGTPGAVHIRPGDTTGCSIVGFRDLSNPVE; encoded by the coding sequence GTGCGACTGACGTCCCTGCGGATCGACGGTGCCGAGCCGGCCGCGCTCGTCCGGCCATCCGGTGCCGTGCTGCTCACGGCGGTGAACGAGGCTTTGGGCACCACCTGGTCGGGCACGGTGCAGGAGCTGCTGGAGAACGGTGAGGTGCAGGCGCTGCGCCAGTGGGTGGGCGGGGCGCCGGCCGGGCTGCTCGACGACCTCGCCATCCCGCAGGACCAGCTGGCCCACGCGCCGCTCTACCGCCGTCCCCGCAAGATCTGGGGCATCGGGCTGAACTACGTCGAGCACGCGGCGGATCTGAAGGAGAAGGCGCCGTCGACCGAGCCGGCCAGCTTCCTGAAGCCCGACACCGCGATCATCGGCCCCGGCGACCCGATCCGGATCCCGCCCCAGTCGCAGCGGACGACGGCCGAGGGCGAGCTCGGGGTCATCATCGGCACGGAGTGCAAGGACGTCGACGAGGCCGACGCCGCCTCGGTCGTCGCCGGGTTCACCACGATCGTCGACATGACCGCCGAGGACATCCTCGAGATCAACCCGCGGTACCTCACCCGGTCGAAGAGCTTCGACACGTTCTTCAGCTTCGGCCCCGAGCTGGTCACCGTGGACGAGGTGCCCGACGTCGACGCACTCGAGGTCTCGACCCTGCACAACGGCGAGGTGCACCGGCGCAACGTCGTCTCGAACATGACCTTCCGCCCGTGGTGGCTGGTGGCCTTCCACTCGCGGGTCATGACCCTCCTGCCGGGCGACATCATCTCGACCGGCACCCCCGGCGCCGTCCACATCCGGCCCGGCGACACCACCGGCTGCTCGATCGTCGGCTTCCGTGACCTCTCGAACCCCGTGGAGTGA
- a CDS encoding SDR family oxidoreductase: protein MDLELTGKVALVTAASKGLGRATATQLAAEGARVMISSRGEEQLAKTAAEISEATGAQVEYCPADVADVADVTRLLEETRRRLGGVDVLVANAGGPPPGGFLAADDDATWYRAHDLNLMSTVRLIRGVLPHMREQQWGRIAVVTSSSVKQPIENLLLSNTYRIAVVGLAKSLATEFAPDGVLVNTVGPGRIATDRVASLDANRAKQTGLSVEEVRAQSEKGIPIRRYGEAEEFGRVAAFLVSGANTYMTGQNLLVDGGMVKAI, encoded by the coding sequence ATGGATCTCGAACTGACCGGCAAGGTCGCGCTCGTCACCGCGGCCAGCAAGGGCCTCGGCCGGGCGACCGCGACGCAGCTGGCCGCCGAGGGCGCCCGGGTGATGATCTCCAGCCGGGGTGAGGAGCAGCTCGCGAAGACGGCGGCGGAGATCAGCGAGGCCACCGGCGCGCAGGTGGAGTACTGCCCCGCCGACGTCGCCGACGTCGCCGACGTGACCCGCCTGCTGGAGGAGACCCGGCGCCGCCTCGGTGGCGTCGACGTGCTCGTCGCCAACGCCGGCGGCCCACCGCCCGGAGGCTTCCTCGCAGCCGACGACGACGCGACGTGGTACCGGGCGCACGACCTCAACCTGATGAGCACGGTGCGCCTGATCCGCGGCGTGCTGCCGCACATGCGCGAGCAGCAGTGGGGCCGGATCGCCGTCGTCACCTCGTCGTCGGTCAAGCAGCCCATCGAGAACCTGCTGCTGTCCAACACCTACCGGATCGCCGTCGTCGGCCTGGCCAAGTCGCTCGCGACCGAGTTCGCCCCCGACGGCGTGCTGGTCAACACGGTGGGTCCGGGCCGGATCGCGACCGACCGCGTGGCCAGCCTCGACGCCAACCGGGCGAAGCAGACCGGCCTCTCGGTCGAGGAGGTGCGGGCGCAGTCGGAGAAGGGGATCCCGATCAGGCGCTACGGCGAAGCAGAGGAGTTCGGCCGGGTGGCGGCATTCCTCGTCTCGGGCGCCAACACGTACATGACGGGGCAGAACCTGCTCGTCGACGGCGGCATGGTCAAGGCGATCTGA
- the lhgO gene encoding L-2-hydroxyglutarate oxidase, translating into MTPSRFAVVGGGIIGAAVARRLLQLRPDAQVTLLEKEDRLAAHQTGRNSGVVHAGLYYEPGSLKALLCRRGVGLLQEFCAEKDLGYQEIGKVLVALDAAEQSRLDAIAERARANGVPGIRIIDRAQLHELEPHVTGVAGLHSPTTAIVDYAGITRQLAADAQASGATIRTGFAVTGLRHTSGGPAEEVVVQGATGEELAVDQVVLCAGLQVDRLAQLAGDVPAPRIVPFRGEYFALVPEKRSLVNGLVYPVPDPRYPFLGVHLTPRFDGEVLVGPNAVLAMAREGYRRRDVSAKELAEIVRYAGFRKFAKQHWKTGIAEMRGSLSKRTFTAAAQRYVPELTVADLVPATAGIRAQALESDGSLVDDFRITRTGAVVAVRNAPSPAATSSLAIAEHIVDDLLGRGPES; encoded by the coding sequence ATGACCCCCTCTCGCTTCGCCGTCGTCGGCGGCGGCATCATCGGCGCCGCGGTGGCGCGGCGGCTGCTCCAGCTGCGGCCCGACGCCCAGGTGACGCTGCTGGAGAAGGAGGACCGGCTGGCCGCGCACCAGACCGGCCGCAACAGCGGCGTGGTGCACGCCGGCCTGTACTACGAGCCGGGCTCGCTCAAGGCGCTGCTCTGCCGACGCGGGGTCGGCCTGCTCCAGGAGTTCTGCGCCGAGAAGGACCTCGGCTACCAGGAGATCGGCAAGGTGCTGGTCGCCCTCGACGCCGCCGAGCAGTCCCGGCTGGACGCCATCGCCGAGCGGGCCCGCGCCAACGGGGTCCCCGGCATCCGGATCATCGACCGGGCCCAGCTGCACGAGCTCGAGCCGCACGTCACCGGCGTCGCCGGCCTGCACTCCCCCACCACCGCGATCGTCGACTACGCCGGGATCACCCGGCAGCTGGCCGCCGACGCCCAGGCGTCCGGGGCCACGATCCGCACCGGGTTCGCCGTCACGGGGCTGCGGCACACCTCCGGTGGGCCGGCCGAGGAGGTCGTCGTGCAGGGGGCCACCGGTGAGGAGCTCGCCGTCGACCAGGTCGTGCTCTGCGCCGGCCTGCAGGTCGACCGGCTCGCCCAGCTCGCCGGCGACGTCCCCGCCCCCCGCATCGTGCCCTTCCGCGGCGAGTACTTCGCCCTGGTCCCCGAGAAGCGATCCCTGGTCAACGGGCTGGTGTACCCGGTGCCCGACCCGCGCTACCCGTTCCTCGGGGTGCACCTGACCCCCCGGTTCGACGGCGAGGTGCTCGTCGGCCCCAACGCCGTGCTCGCCATGGCGCGGGAGGGCTACCGCCGCCGCGACGTCAGCGCCAAGGAGCTCGCCGAGATCGTCCGCTACGCCGGCTTCCGGAAGTTCGCCAAGCAGCACTGGAAGACCGGCATCGCCGAGATGCGGGGCTCGCTGAGCAAGCGCACCTTCACCGCCGCCGCCCAGCGCTACGTCCCCGAACTCACCGTTGCGGACCTGGTCCCCGCCACCGCCGGCATCCGCGCCCAGGCGCTCGAATCCGACGGCAGCCTCGTCGACGACTTCCGCATCACCCGCACCGGC